The DNA region CCACATTAGGTATACAAATTCTGATACAATGATCAAGACCAGTTTTAAAACTTACAACAAAACATGCAATTTGTTTGATGCCCTTTAAGTGCAAATAAAATTTCCTCTACATTACATTTTACAACATGATTAAGCCACTAAACATTCTGATTCAATAAACAGGATTAGCTTTAGGAGACCCACGGCCGAAGGCCATGGAAATCGGCCtgcaattatatacaaaattccATTGTTACTTCTTCCCGGAACTTGTTGCTTTTGAAGATCCCACCACTGCATGATCAACTGACCCAATAAATAGCTGTGAcgaaaatgtattagtttttcTTAATTTCCCTGAAAATTCCTTTCCCGAATTACCCTTCAAAGAAAGATTCTTCCTAAACCGGTTCTTGTTTAGTGAGAGCATAGTGCTCCGAGATGGTGCTTGCAAGGCCCCTTCAACACAATCTCCAGAATAAGCACAGCCCCAAGGCTTGGATGGTCCGTCTTCATTGAACGTTTTAAGCCTAGGAAAGAACTTGGAAAAAGGTCGCTGATCCGGAGAACTACCATCTTCGAGCTTGGCGCAGATGGGACACGGAGGATCACTTTTACATGATTTTGGTGTAGTTTGCTCCAAACATTCAGCATGAAATACATGGAGACATGAAAGAACCCCAGCAACTGGCATATCTCCACTTCTCACAATTCGTCGGGAACTCCAAGGCGACCTCTGCGAGAGAAACCTCTCGCATAACCCACATCTGAAGCCATCTGAAGGGTTACAAGGTTTACTTAGGAATTCAGATTGGAAGGATTCAGAAGCCTCTGTCAGGTCAAGACTGCCACTAGCACTGCTCAAGCGGTGTTTATCTCTTTGCGGTGTTGAGGTATCAAGTTCTAAAAAACCAGGTGAGAGGCTGTCAATAGCTTCTCTTCTAGGTGTTTCAGTTGGAAATGACAGAGGATGTATGGGTTTAGACATAAAGAAACGACGACTTGGGAAGCTACGATGAGACGAATGGGACTTGGTGATTGAATCACAATCACTATTGTCAGATCGGGATGAAGTTGAACCTCCACCATCCCTAGCAGTTGATGTTCCCTATAAAGAAATTCATTGTCATAAGAAAGCTGTATTTAAACTAACAAACATCAAAAGAATGCAGATAGTGGAGAACAGCAAATGCATACCTCCATTGTGGGTGAAAATGAAAATGGCCTCAAGATTGCAtctaacaagaaaaaaaaaaagaagcaaaattaGCAGTAGAAATGAAATATCCAGAATGGTGGCATCCGTAAAAGAGCATTGGCTGACCAATAGGCCAAATGTTTCAGAAGCAGTAACAGAATTAATTCTTTAAGCACATTAACTTGCTATCTTATCTCTACAGCACTCAATGTGAAATTAGACATCGTAAAAAGGAGCATGGTCAACCATAGAGTTTCAGTCCATATTATTACATTTTAATGAAAAACTAAATCAATATCATGTTAAGATAGACTGGCTTTTCTATCCTATATGATGTTGGTAACTGTCCTTTTATAGAAATAATCAAGAACCACAGCTTCCAGCTTCAAAACTCAGTGGATAATGAGTCCTCCTCTATCTACCTTAAAAACAAAACTTAGTTACATTCCTTAGCAGGGTTCGAACTCGTGATGTCGCCTACCACACATCTTGTGTTGCAATGCATTGCCCTTGAACCAAAGCCCTGGGGGCATTGGTAAGCGTATTAAGACTTGTGAAATAGATCTAATATGTTACTtagagtttttcttttctttgagaTAAGTatatgggtgtgtttggtacgaaggaaaacattttccggaaaatgttttcaactttcccatgtttggttggcttaaatgtttaaatgttttggaaaacattttcctcaagaactcattttccttcaattggaggaaaatgttttccccatcaagagaagggaaaacattttacaaaactctttttcaacaaACCACAACAGACCTATTTCTTCTAAACTACAACCtcattttggggggggggggggggggggctcttTAGATAAGTCTTTGATTTTGCACATTCGATTGTCCTTTTGTTTGCTCCAGATAGTCCACATATAACGGTGAGGAGTAACTCCTAGATTCCTTACCTGTGTATCTTGTTAACTGATGACCTTCAGTTAGCAGAAATATTAATTTCAGACAGCATAACTATAAGCCAACAGATTAAAGTTACATTGCTTCAGTATCAAGTTGACATATGTTTTCGTGAATTAGCTATCTAACACATTTTAGAGAGGCCCAACTAAGACTTATTTAACTAACTAATGTTTCAAAAATATATAAGAAATTAGCATCATaaacaaattttaacttttaattaaCATCATACACCTGGAGAATGTGCATACTGGTAGACGGGAGCCAGGAGAAAGAAATATGCCAAAATTTTCTAAAAACTCTGTGTACCATTAGGGGCATTATGTAGCGTGCCAAACCTCGAACCTGTTTACAACTAATATTTGACAAAGACACCCACCTATCTGTATTTTTATACACCAGACTACAGAATGTTAGTCAGAAAAAGAAGCGAAAGAAGCACCTAAAGGATTTGCCACCATTCACCAATTATGTGGTGGATGAGAATGGTAACTCAGTTGTTTCCGTGCAGGAAAGAATGAAGAACACGGATCTTCATTTGCCTAGAAGCCAACATCCAGCAGTCATCCTAGTACAGGAATACTATGGAGGAATTACTGGTAAGAGATTGCTCGCTCGGTCAAAGTTCCCGCAACAAATAAATGCATAAATGGTTGAAtcaaaactatttaaaaaaatgaatCACTTGCGCCTAAAGCATATCGCCTGAAGGTTTTGTGTTTTGCAAAACTGCCACAAAATACTTGTTTGCAACAGTTGTGGCAGACGagcaaaatctcatttttacacTTCTGCCCTACACAACTAACGCAGCCTTTTCTTTCGTGACGGTGGCTATCAAAAGATCCATTAcaatgaaaaagagagaaaaggggaAAAGGAGTCTTTCGGATGGAAGTTCTCAGGCTGAATACTGAGCAAATCTACTCATTTTTCCTTCATTCATCTGAAATACTGCAAGCACGGAGAAAGATGAAGGTTGCAATATGTTTAAGGTCACCATGCAACAAGTCAAATCAAGATGAATCTTAACAATATTGGATGTActggagcatgatcagaatgagaCTAACCCAAATACAGCTCAAAATAATACAGAGGATTGATATAGCCGGCATAATCGTTTTTGCGTCTTAATGAACCCAAAAGCAATATCTTGCGCAATATTATGCATaataaatattttccaaaaacatATTGTGCATAGGAACATAGGAAAAGTCATTGTTATTGAAATTTAACTGAGTAAAGATTGCAGGTAATAAGGAACTTTAGGTAAAAATGCCCAAACTAAAGGCCATTCAATAAATCCACTAAAGAATCATAATAGGGCAAACAAACAATATTGTCATCCTACATACAACATCCAGGAATTCTAAAGAAAACAAATTTTCAATCTTTGCTTATTCCTACAATTCTTCTAATGGCCCATATGTATGGGCCAAACTCCTGCGCGTGCCTTCAACAAAGAAGTGCACTACTAGTGCCAATTTACCTAACCAAAAGACATAATTCTCTCCTAATTTGTTAGAGCAATTTTTCCTTCCAACGGCATCCCTATTAGCACCTCGAACCCTAAACGGCAAAGCTTGTTATCCTCAAGAATTCAGAACAAATAACACAAAATCGCTACCCTATTATCATCATCAATTAGACATCATATTACCAAGGATGTTGAACTAAGAAAACTGATTCATAAACTTCACCCCCAAAAAACAACTCAAGGGTACATCAAAACTCGAAAAAGGGGCTGGAGGATACCAAAATTAGTTTTGCACAAGCAATCGAGCATTGTGCCTTCTACCTAGACCACCTTGCCCAGTGATAGCTGAACCCATCTTATGGGTTTTAGAAAATGTGTTTACAAAATTCCAGGGCGAGATACCAAAAGATTCTAGGGGTGGACACTACCACATCAATGAGATACTCTTATTCAAGAACATGTCCACATGTCAACTGTCAATGgtaatgaaaagaagaaaaggtgtTCTCTCGCTTTTCTTTTTGCAACCCGAATAGGGATCCCTCATCGATACTAGCCTTTCCAACCCCTGATGCTTTGAAGTTTCATGTAATACCCTAATTGTTCATCTTTCCAAAGTTGGAAGGTTGGATAAATATCCTCTGTTCCATAGCATCTCCGGAAATACTTTCAATCCCCTTGCATTTCCCCCATCTTTCACCTATGAATCCTACAGCTAATCCCCTTCACCTGGGCGTAGCACCAGTCATGTACTGTTTGGTTTGCCGATGGACTTAACCTACCTAActctaatttatttattttgggcTTTTTAGATTGACACCAGTCAGTCCAAAATTAGCTTGTGTCAGTGTCTCATAGAACACCCCAATGCACGGGCAATACAGGATAGCACAAGCAAACGAATAAGAACCTTGTATCAAACTCCAAACAAAAACCACAAACTatcaacaaaaaaatatatacatatatatgataaAAAACATCAGCTGATTACTCAGTCAACATAAGTGTGAGAGACTaaaaccaaaataagcattcttAGAAGTTTAACTCATATACaaaagaaaatgcagaagcaATATGCTTACCCCTCCTTGAAGTACCATAATCATCAACATTGATTTCTTGGATAGCTGGTGGAGTCCACTGTTGTGCAGGAGAGATGTCCGACGGACTACTATAGTATGCACCAACACCACCATCTGATACGAGATATTGGTGATTGGCCAATTGGTTTCCCCTCACCCAACCTCTACTCTCTCTGCTGTTTGACGAAGCAGAAGATCCATACAATTGAACCCCATCATTAGACCCAAAAGATAATGCTTCAGGTTGGAAACGGAAATCCCATCTGGATGGTGCTGGCGAGAAGCTTGAATTAGTCCGCCAGTAGGGCTCATGTGGGCCCATAGACCATTCTCCGCTAGCTGCAGTGGACCCATGTGGCCTTGCAGCCACACAACAAAGGGACCCCGTCTTAGCTATGTTTCACAAGACTCACAAGGTATTATATTGGTGCTTGCTTCTGTCAATTCTCAACTTTCAAAGTAAAAGGGCAGCTACAGTAACTACTCCATTCAGCCCCACAACAAAGGGACCCCCACATTTGTCAATTCTCAATTTTCAAAGTAAAAGGGGTAATTCAAGTAACTACTCCATTTTTTCTGTATCTAACACCAAGAGAGTGAGCTTTTTCCCTCGCTGCTTAGGACTACTTCACATGTCCTTATGAAATGCACCGGTAAGTGCAAAAACCAATTATATACAACAATTCCGCTAAAACAAGCACAAGCATGGCATGATTACGTCTGCAGAAAACTCAGACGATGCTTAACTATCGGGAAGCAAGAAATACCATGCACGGAGTGTTGATAACAGTATTATTCTTCGCTACTTGACAATCACCAATCTACATTCATGAGAAGGAAAACGTCAGGACGAAATATAGAAGGTTACCAACAGGAGTCATGCTTAGAAGGCTTGACTTAGAAAAAGGGAAAACATTAAGTGCAACTAACTTagcaaaataaatttaaataacaCCAAGGTGCATAACATGAAGGTAATATAGGCATAAAAAACTCTTCTTTAAGGTGATGCAGAAAGCCGATGAAGCTTTGGCCCAATTGACAAGGCTGAGGAGCTAATTCGGTTCAATACTTCAATCACAGCAGGAGGAAGGTAATCATATTTGTTATATTCTTCCAAAAATGTGAATAACTTCGTAATTAATATCCCCAAAATTAAGATACATTGTATTTAGCATGACTATTCATAACTTTTTATCTCTCTTACCATAGTGGGTTGTACTCTCACTTCAATCAATAAATAACTACGCCTCAATCACAAATCAGTCGAGCTTCGCGAAATCCATCATCCATCACTTCACTCAAAAACAAATTGGAAACCGAGATTCGAGAAGGCAAATACTAGTTCGTATGAATGCTGAAGTGTCTGAAGTGATACAAATTATCATAATGCATTTgaaatttcctttcttttttcatttttgtttctcaGGTAACATTAAACAGTAAACAACTTCATATAAAGAACACAATAATTACAAGTCAACCACAAATATATACAAAGCCATCAAAACTAAGAGTTAAACGAAAAGGAAATACCAAAACTACTGCAAACAAGAATAATGACCTTATCAAAACATATTTATTACTACCAATTATTAGAGACCCAATACAAATTTAAAACCCCACATAGTAATAACAAAACCCCAACTCCAAAAACACTTCAAAAACTGATCTGAAACCTCAAAAACCAATAAAAAGCAAAAAAGACACAATCTTTACCTAAAATGAAATTCCCAAAACCCTACTATCAAGATTATAAAAGTGTATGTATGGAAGTGAAAAATTGGATATAAAAATATAGTAGCTAAAAGGTTATTGAGTGAAACTTACAATTATTTGAATTATTGgggttttgatgattggaatttTTGCAGACTGAAAGTGGAATTTTGAAGGAATAAAAATGTCTGCGTGCAAATGTGAATAAAAACCCTA from Nicotiana tabacum cultivar K326 chromosome 24, ASM71507v2, whole genome shotgun sequence includes:
- the LOC107808612 gene encoding uncharacterized protein LOC107808612, which codes for MGPHEPYWRTNSSFSPAPSRWDFRFQPEALSFGSNDGVQLYGSSASSNSRESRGWVRGNQLANHQYLVSDGGVGAYYSSPSDISPAQQWTPPAIQEINVDDYGTSRRDAILRPFSFSPTMEGTSTARDGGGSTSSRSDNSDCDSITKSHSSHRSFPSRRFFMSKPIHPLSFPTETPRREAIDSLSPGFLELDTSTPQRDKHRLSSASGSLDLTEASESFQSEFLSKPCNPSDGFRCGLCERFLSQRSPWSSRRIVRSGDMPVAGVLSCLHVFHAECLEQTTPKSCKSDPPCPICAKLEDGSSPDQRPFSKFFPRLKTFNEDGPSKPWGCAYSGDCVEGALQAPSRSTMLSLNKNRFRKNLSLKGNSGKEFSGKLRKTNTFSSQLFIGSVDHAVVGSSKATSSGKK